In Streptomyces rapamycinicus NRRL 5491, the genomic stretch TGCGCGACCTCGCGGAGTTCGCCGCCCACCCCCAGTTCGACGCCCGCGACCGCTGGGGCGAGTTCGGCTCCCCGGTGGGACCGCTGCGCGGTCTGCTGCCACCGGTGGAGGTGGCGGGACGCAGGGCCCCGATGCGGCCGGTGCCGGGGCTCGGCGAGCACACGGAGGGGGTGCGCGCCGAGTTCTCCGAGCCGGTCCCCCGCCCCGGGAATCCGGGACCCGCCTGACGGGCGGCTCGACCTCCTGTGCTAGGACGCTGGTCATGGAGATCGAGCCGATCACCCTGTCCACGCCACGGCCCGTGCGACGGCCGACGCTGGTCCAGCGCTGGGATGAACTCACCTTCCTGCACTGGCCGGTGGAGCCGGAGCGCGTGGCCCCGCTGCTGCCCGCCGGTACGCGTCCCGACACCCTCGACGGCGTCACCTATGTCGGGCTGGTCCCGTTCCTGATGCGCGGTGTGGGCTTCGGGCCGGGGCCCGGCCTGCCGTATCTGGGCACGTTCTGCGAGACGAACGTGCGGCTGTACTCGGTGGACGGGCAGGGCCGGCGCGGTGTGGTGTTCCGGTCCCTGGACGCGGCCCGGCTGCTCCCCGTGCTGGTGGGCCGGCTCACCGTCCGGCTGCCCTATCGGTGGTCCACGATGCGGCTGCGCCGTGAGAACGACGTGATCACCTACAGCTGCGGCCCGCGACGGCGCCCGGCGGCCCGGGGTGGCACGAGCCGGGCCGTGGTGAGGATAGGCGGGGCCATCGCGGAGCCCACACGGCTGGAACGGTTCCTCACCGCCCGGTGGGGTCTGCACGTCTCCTGGCACGGCCGCACAGTGCACCTGCCGAACGACCACGCACCATGGCCGCTGCACCGGGCCGAGCTGCTCGATCTCGACGACGGCCTGATCGCCACCGCGGGCCTGCCGCCCATGGCGGGCCCGCCGGTGAGCGTGCTCTACTCCCCCGGGGTCGCCGTGCGCTTCGGGACCCCGCAGCGCGCCTATGAGTCCGGGAAGTGAGGAGCGGCACAGTGCTGGTGGAGCCGGTGCGGTCGCCGTCGGGTACGCGGTGCGCGGCGCCGCGTCGACGACGCGCATCAGCGTGGCACCACTGCGGGCCCTCCACGTTCCGGGACTGCGAGTTCGCCCGCGTCAGGCGATGACCGGCGCGATGGCCTCACCCAGCCAGCGTGCGATGGCGACCACGCGGGCATCAGTGCCCGGTTGTCCCATCACCTGAAGGCCGAAGGGCAACCCACCGACGGCCATGAGCGGAACGTTCACGGCCGGAGCGCCCAGGAGCGAGCTCGGGGTATTGAATACCGGGTCTCCGGTCGGCCACCGCGCCGGCGGCTCTCCGGCGACATCGCCAAGCCACTGCGGCGCCGAGCCGGTGGATGTCGGCGCGACGACGGCGTCCACGACGCCGCCCAGACCCGCGAAAGCCGCCTGCACGACTTCGCGGTCCTGCAATGCCCGTTCGTAGCCTGCCGCACCCAGCCTCTCCGCGGCGTCGATGAAGAAGCGCTTGCTTCGCGCGCTGATGCGGTCCGGGTGCGCCTCCGCCAGGTCGCGGAAGGCCCACAGATGCTCGCGCGCGAGGATCAGGCTGGTCAACTCGGTAGCACCGACCAGTGCCCGCTCGAACCGCTCGATCAGTGGTTCGTCGCCTCGGCGGAGCACGGTCACGCCGCGGGCCTCGATCTGTCGAGTCACGCGGTCGAACGCTTCGCGGCTCCGATCGTCCAGACGGTCCCAGCCTTCGGTCTCCATGACGGCGAGGGTGAGGGGCTTTCGAGCCGGTGGCGGCGTGGAGGGCCCGCGCAACGCCGGCCAGCCAGGATCGCCGCCCACGCGACTGGCGATCTCGATGGCCACCTGCCACATGTCCTCGGGGCACGCCGCCACCACGCCGTGGGCCGTCGTGCTCGCGGTCTGCCGTTCACCGCGGTTGATGGCTCCGCGTGACGGCTTCAGACCCCAGTTCCCACAAAAGCTCGCAGGCCGCATGAGCGATCCGCCGGACTGTGTGGAGATCGTCGCGGGCACCATCGACGCCCCGACGGCCGCCGACGAGCCGGACGACGATCCACCCGGCGTGTGCTTCGGGTTGAACGGGTTGGTTGTCGGCCCGGGTTCCGGGCCCGCCAGTTCCGTGGTGACGGTCTTCCCGACCAGGACGGCGCCCGCCTGCCGCAGTGCCCACACCGCGGCGTTGTCCCGCTTCGGGAAGTTGCCCGCGTACGCGGCGCAGCCGTACTCGGTGGGCATGTCCTTCGTTTCGAGCACGTCCTTGATCCCGATGGGCATTCCGTCGATGGGGGAGAGCGGCTCCCCCCGGCGGTAGCGACGGGTACTGGCGTCAGCCTGCTCGCGCGCACCCGACTCCTCGATCACGACCCAGGCTCGCACGGTCGACTCGAGTTCGGCGATCCTCGAAAGGCAACGCTCCAGGTAATCCCGCGGCGTGTCAGCGCCGCTGCGGAACTGCTCCACCGCCGTGTGGAACCGCAGTCCTCCGAACGCGACCGGGTCGTACGTGCCGACGGTCGCGCCAGCTGAAGTAGTCACGAACACCCCCATCATCGCCGTTCCGGAAGGCGAAGCTTTCACTTCGGACCGGTTGGTGTGCCGCATGATGGCACGGCATCTCTTTATGCAGCACACGCTAGGGATGGGCCGATCCGCATGTCAAGACCATCTCGGCCGACGGCAGCGCCGGGTCGGCCCGCCCGGAAGGTACGGCCACCGGGCCGCGTGCGCGGTCATGGGGCACCCCGTGGACGGGGCGATGGCCGTCGACGTCGTGGGCACATATGGGCACATAGGGGACGAGCACGGCTGACTTGCCGGTCAGGCGGACGAGACCAACTTGCTGATCTCGTCCGCAGCCGCGACCACCATTCGCGCGAGCGCCTTCTCCCGCGAGCGGACGTAACGCATCTGCGGAATCGCCAGCGTGACCGCCGCGATGGGCCGTCCAGCGGCATTCATGACCGCCGCTCCGATGGAGGAGACGTGTGGGCGGTACCACGACGACATGTCCAACGCGTATCCCCGCTTGACCGTCCGGGCGATCTCCTTCCGGAGTTCCCCGGAAGTCAGCACCGGCGTGTCCGCGAACTCCTCCAGCTCGGACTTCAGGAGTTCGTCCACCTCGCCCGGTTCCATGCGCGCCATGATCGCGCAACCGGCCGAGCTGGCGCGAAGCGGCACCCGCGTACCGACTTCCAGGAACACGCGGATGAGTTGCGTGCTGTCCTCCCGCGCGACGATGAGGTACTCATCGCCGTCACGCAGGCCGAGGAGGACGGTCTCGTCGGTCTCGGCGGCGAGGCGCTTGATGACCGGCCCGGCCAGTTCCCGCAGATCATGCTCGCCGGCGCCGCGCAACCCGAGCGTGAGAGCCCTGGTGGTCACCCCCCACCGCACGCGCTCCGGGTCGACGATCCTCAACCAGCCGGCTTGCTGAAGCGTCACCAGGCACCGCTGCGCAGAGCTCTTCGGAATGCGCATCGCTCGCGACAGTTCCGACACGCCGATCGGCTGGCGCACGGCGACTTCCTCAAAGACGCGAAGGGTGCTCAGCACACTGTTCATCGAGGAGCGGGGGCTGCTGCCGGCGCCTCCCCGGGCGGCCGGGCCGTCGGCGGAGTGATCTGTGCGCATGGCCTGGTCAGCGTAACACCCCCCAGCACCGCGCCCACCAACTCCGGGACCGCCTGATCGAGATGGCGAACCCGGAACGCCTCCGGAACGAGCGCACCGGTCACGAGATCGATCATGTCAACTCCCAACGGCCCGAGCCGCAACCGGCCGTCCACGCGCCCGCGAGCGAGGACAGCGCCACCCATGGCAACGATCTTCACCGCCTTCGCTCCGACCGGCAGAGAGTCCCGCGCGGTGGTTGACAGAACCGCCGCGCTCCCTTCAGATTCGTTCCGGGACGCAGCACATCGTTCCGTATTTCAGCACAACAGCAGTTGAGCCATGAGCGCGCTGCCTGGACCACGCGCCCCCTGTGCGACACATCGCACACGCGGAACCTGTCCCGGCGCCACCGAATCCAGCCGCGCCACGTGGCCTTGCCGGGCATCGCCCGGCGGGTCACCGTCACCACCGCCGCGGTCTCAGCAAGGCCGAGTCATGTCGTCGCTCCGGGCCTTTGGTGCCGCACGGCCCGGGCACACCACAGGCCTCCCCGCCCTCACTTCGGCCCGGGCCCCTCATACGGGTCCCGCCGGCAGCACGCCGTTTCGCAAGCAGTACGTCCACACTCACATGGAGGCGAAGTCGCGATGGCAACCAAGCGCTATACCGGTTACCGGTCCTTCTCATATCTGGAAGCCGGAACGGACTACACCGAGTTCACGCCCTCCGCCGATGTGGACCGGCTGCCCGAGCACGACCTCGGATTGACCGCCGACGAACAGGCCCGGGCCGAGCACCTGCTGACCGACAACATCGCGGTATCGCTCCACGACCACCCGGTGCGCCTCCCCCAGCGGGCCAGGACGGAACTGCTCCAGTGGAACCGCGAGGCCCGCCTCGCCTACGGCTACGAAGGACTGAGCCGGTCCGGACTGGACGCCGTGTTCGACAACCTCGGCTGGGGCGCCTGCGAGTCCCGGAACGGGTGGAAGTGGGACGACGTCATCACCGACCTGGGAATGCGCTTGTGCGACTTCGCCCACCAGGACTACGTCATCCGTGCCGAGTCGGTCGCCGACATCCGGCGCGCCCACGCCGATGGCCGACTCGCCGTGGTCGCCGGCCTCGAGGGAGCGGCACTGATCGAGAACGAGATCGACCGGCTCGACGTGCTCCACGGACTGGGCGTCCGTCAGATCGGCATCGCCTACAGCGACGCGAACTCCCTCGGCGGCGGACTGCGAGAGCAGACCGACGGCGGCCTGACCGCACTCGGACGGCGCGCGGTCCGCCGGATGAACCAGCTCGGCATCGCCATTGACCTCTCGCACGCCGGGGACCGGACCGCGCTCGAGGTGATCGAGGCCAGCGACAAGCCCGTACTGATCACACACGCCGGTGCCCGGGGACTGTGGAAGACCGCGCGGATGAAGCCCGACGAGGTCATCCGCGCCTGCGCCGAAACAGGCGGCATGATCGGCATCGAAGCGGCCCCCTACACCACCGTCAGCCCGCAGCACCGCCGCCACACCATCGAGTCCGTAATGGACCACTTCCGCTACTGCGTCGACCTGGTCGGCATCGAAAACGTCGGATTCGGTCCGGACACCTTCTTCGGGGACCACCTGGACCTGCACCACGTGATGAGTAAGAAATGGGGGGTCGCCGACACCATCCGGTCCGGCCCCGAATTCGAAACCATCGAATCCGTAGCCGGGTTGGAAAACCCCGGCGAATGTTTCCGCAACATCACCCGCTGGCTCGTCAAGCACGGGTACTCGGACAAGGATATCTCCGCGGTCATCGGCGGCAACGCACTACGGGTGCTCGAGAAGATCTGGTGAACCGCTGACATGCGCGGCAGCGCAAGCGAGAAACGTCCTCACAACATCCAATCCTTCTCCCATGGAGCAGTGGTGCAAAAGAAAATTCTCGGCGCCGCTATGATCGGGCACGCCGTCGAGTCCTACGACTTCGTCATCTACGGCTCCTCGGCGACAATCATCGCCAGACACTTCTTCCCCGAGGACAACCCGACCCTGGCGATCCTGTCGACCCTCGCCGTCTACGGCATCGCCTTCGTGGTCCGCCCCGTCGGTGCCGCCGTCTTCGGCAGCATCGGCGACCGTCTCGGCCGGCGCATCGCGCTGTCCACCGTGGTCCTGATCATGGCGATCTCGACCGCCGCGATCGCGCTGCTGCCCGGTTACACCACAGCCGGGATCGCCGCCCCGCTGCTGCTGCTGTGCTGTCGGCTCGCCCAAGGGATATCAATGGGAGCCGAATACACCAGCGCGGCGTCCTACGTCATGGAACAGGCCCCTCCGAACAGGCGCGGACTGTGGATCAGCGCCGTAGGCAGCGCCACCTTCATCGGCTCCGCATTCGCCGCCTTCGCGCTCCTAGCCCTCCACTCGGCGTCGCCACACGCCTATACGGAATGGACCTGGCGGATCGCCTTCCTCATCGGAGGCCTCATGGCCCTGGTCGGCCTCTACATGCGCCTCAGCCTCGAGGAGACCAGCACTTTCCGGAACCTGGAGGCCCACGGCGAAACCTCGGCCCGCCCCGTCAGGGACTCATTCCGCGACTGGCGCCTCTTCCTCCTCCTGTTCACCATCTTCGCCCTCCTCGCCGTCGTCGTCCACAACCTCCTGGGCTACCTGCCCACCTACCTCACGACCACCGGCGGTCTCACCCAGACCACCGCACTCGTCGCAGGCGGCATCGCCCTCCTGCTGTGCACAGGCCTGTGCGTCCTTACCGGCGCCCTCACCGACCGCATCGGACGCAAACCACTACTGATCACCGGAGTGGTCATCGCGGTCACGGGCTCCGTACCCGCTTACATCCTTGCCGGCGGCGGAACACTCCTCACCACACTGGCCGCGGAGACCCTGCTCGTCATTCCCGCCGCCCTCATCGGCATGCCGGCGACAATCATGGCCGTAGAACTCGTCCCACCCCACATCCGCACCACCAGCACGGCACTCGCCTACAACACCGCCTACGCCGTATTCGGCGGCACGGCCCCACTCCTCGGAGCCCTCCTCACCCAGCACTTCGGACACCTGGCGCCCGGCACCTACATCACAGTCCTCGCGGCCATCGCACTCGTCATCACCACCACCGCACTACCCGAAAGCCGCAACCACACGACGACCACACGCCCGCCACACAGACACGACCGCAAGCCCACCGGCCCGTGCCCCGCTCCCTTCGGGACGACCAGGTAGTCGGCATACTTCGGCCGGTCACCGGGTGTGCGCGAGCAGCGAGGACACCAGCGGGTCGCTCCCGGCGATCAGGTCCGCACCTGCATTGACGGCATCGCTGCGGGTCCCGGTCCTCATCCGTCGGCCACGGCCACGCGCAGAGGCGCCCGGAACGACAGCAGCCCGAGCATCGGTGCGCCCTCCGCGCCTTCCACGAGGCGTGCCTTCGGCAGGCTGCGGGCCGCTGCCCGCAGGGCCACCGCCGCCTCCGTTCGGGCCAACGATGCGCCCGGGCAGCGGTGGCGCCCGGTGCCGAAGGCCAGGTGGTGGCGGATGTTCGGCCGGTGTGGGCACATCCGTTCCGGATCTGCGAAGACCTCCGGGTCCGAACCGCTGCCCATGAGCATCAACAGCATCGGTGCTCCTGCCGGCAGTTCCACTCCGCCCAGTTCCACCGGCCGCGCCACGACCCTGCGCCAGGTGGTCACCGGTGGCTCGCGCCGCAGCACCTCCTCCACCCAGGCCCAGGCCGTATCCGTCTCCTGTGCCGCGCGCGGCCACAGCCCGGGCTCGGCAAGCGCTCGGCGCAGCACGGTGGCGATGAGCTGTCCGGTGGTCGACTGGCCGGCGATGAAGACGAAGAAGCAGGCCGCGACCGCCGTCTGGGGGTCCAGCGGTGTTCCGTCGGGCAGCCGGTGCCGGGCGAGTGCTCCGAGGAAGGAGTCGGCGGTGGCCTTGCCGGTGCGCACGGTCGTGGTCAGCCATTGGTGGAACTCACCGGCCTGTTCCGCCAGTTCCAGCTGTCGGTCCGGTGCGGGCCTGCCCCAGAACAGCTCCAGTGAGGCGTCGCTCCAGCGGATCAGCGTGGCCGGGTCGATGTCGTGGATGCCCAGCAGCTCCATCAGTACCCGACAGGGAAGGACCTGGGCGAAAGCGGTGAACAGGTCGTATTCGCCGTCGGCGTCGGTCCGCGCCCGCGCCGCCTCGAGCAGTTCCGCGGCCAGGCGCTCGATCACCGGTACGGCGGCCGCGACGCGCCGTGCGTTGAAGAACCGGGTGACCACCCGGCGCAGGCCGGGGTGGCTGTCGGTGCCGTTGTTGGCGAGCGCGGGCGGGAGCTGGAAGCCGGCCCGGGCGAGCACCCGCAGCACGGCCACCGGCAGCGGGGTGACCGCGTGCTGGGCGTTGTCCGGTCGGAAGGTGGCGGGGTCGAGCAGCACCCGGCGGATGTCCCGGTGGCGGCTGACCAGCCACAGACCGGTGCCCGCGTCGTGGTGCACAGGCGCCTGCGAGCGCAGCAGGTCCAGCCAGGGGTGGGGGTCGCGAACGAAGCCGTCCCCGAACAGGTCCAGACCCTCCAGCGGACCGCCCGCGCCGGGCGGCAGCGGTCCCGCCATCCCGCTGCCGGGTCCGCCGTCGCGGACCTCCGTACCAGGTGCGGAGGTGTCCAGGGCCGGGAGGTGCACGGACGGACGCTAACACGTGGCCGCCCCGGCACCGCCGCCCTGTGCGCGGTATCACTCGGACACCCGGCGGCCGCACCGGTCGCCCGCACCGCAAGCCTCCCCCACCCGCCGACCGGTCACCGGGCGCGTGCCAGAGTACCGATTCATGGCCCAGCACCCAGTCCAGCCGACCACGCCCACCCCGGCCTCGGGCGATCGGTCGCTTCCCGCACCGGATGCCACCGCGCCTTCCGCGAGCCGGACCGATCCACAACGCGCCCACCCAGGACATGCCGCCCCCGCCCCGGCGGCGGTCTTCGACTGGATCGACCGGCGCACCGAGTTGCGCCGCCGCGCCGGGCTGACCCGTCACCTGCGCCCACGACCGGCCGACGAGCCCGTACTGGATCTGGCGGGCAACGACTACCTGGGCCTGGTCCGCCATCCGCGAGTGGTACGGGCGGCCACGGAAGCGGTGGCCCGCTGGGGCGGCGGTGCCACCGGTTCACGCCTGGTCACGGGCACCACACAACTGCACCAGGAACTCGAGGACGAACTCGCGGACTTCTGCGGCTTCGAAGCCGCGCTGGTCTTCTCCTCCGGATACACGGCCAACCTTGCCGCCCTCACAGCTCTGACGGGGCCGGGCACACTCATCGTCTTCGACGCCTGCAACCACGCCTCCCTGGTCGACGGCTGCCGACTCTCCCGGGCGAAGGTCGCACAGGTGCCGCACCGCGAGCCGGACGCGGTGCGCACCGCGCTCACCCGGCACCGCGGGGGTCGCGCCCTGGTGGTGACCGACTCGGTCTTCTCGGTGGACGGGGACGCCGCGCCGCTGACGGAGTTGGCCGAGGCGTGCCGTGCGCATGGCGCCGCGCTGCTGGTGGATGACGCGCACGGCCTCGGAGTCGTCGGCGACGGAGGCAGCGGCGCGCTGTCCGCCGCCGGTCTGGCCGGATCCCCGGACGTGGTGGCCAGCGTGACACTGTCGAAGTCGCTGGGATCCCAGGGCGGGGCGGTGCTGGGCCCCCGCAGGGTCATCCGGCACCTCACGGAGACGGCCCGCACCTTCATCTTCGACACCGGGCTCGCCCCGGCCGGCGTGGGCGCGGCCCTGGGCGCGCTGCGGCTGTTGCGCGAGGAGCCGGAGCGCGCCGCACGAGCCCGAGAGGTGGCCCGGCGGCTGTCGGCGGGCCTGGCGTCCACCGGGCTGGAGGCGAGCGTGCCGGACGCCGCCGTGGTATCCGTCCGCGCACCCTCGCCGGAAGCCGCCGTGACATGGGCGCAAGCGTGCCGGGAGGCAGGCGTGGCGGTGGGCTGCTTCCGCCCGCCGTCCACACCGGACCACCACTCCCGGCTAAGACTCACCGCACGCGGCGACCTCACCGACGAGCAGATCGAGCAAGCCGTGGCGGTGATCACCCGCTGGGCCCCGCGCGGTGGCACGGACGCCTGACTCACCAACGCCACCGGTCCCGGGCTTCAACCCGGCTGGACGGACGGCCCGGGCCGTCCGCCGCAGCACCCGGATACGAGGGGATCACTCCGGATGGGCCACCGCGTCATCCCGTAGCCGCACCGCCGCCAGCAGACTCAGCCCCGGCTCTGCCCCGCGCAGCGCCTTTATCGCCGCGACCGACGTGAGGTCCCCGGAGAAGCCGACGTCGGCCAGCCGGGAGCGGACCCAATGACCGCGCACCTGGGTCTCGGTGGCGGCCGTGGTGGATTCGACGAGCGCGACCGCGTGTTCCAGGCCCGGGCGCGTCTCGGCCGTGGCCTCGTCCAGTGCCTGGCGCAGGGCCGCCGCGACCACATGCGCGTCCCGGATCAGCACGACGTTGTGGCTCTTGCTCATTTCTCGGTTCCTCCCATATGGATCACTGGTCTTGTCATGTCCGAGGTCCAGGCATACGCGAGCGCTGGAACCGCGATACGAACATTCCGGCGCCGACCAGCGACAAGGCTCCCGATCCGAAGGTCAACCCGAGCGGTTCGTCATTGACCAGGCTGAGCGTGAGCCCCATGGCCGAGCACACGGTGAAAATGGCCGCCCGGGTATCGCCCCGCGTCAGCCGGCGCACCCGGCTGGGCTCCTGTTCCGCCAACCGGAGTGCGTACAGCCCCACCGGGCCGAATTCGTCCCGGGGCGCCCGCTCAGCATCGATGACGTGCCGGGCCGCCTCTTCAGTGAGCTCCGCCGCGCGGGCACGAGACAGGCCGTGCCGTTCTTCCAGCAGCCGCGGCAGGATCCTCAGCCACTCCTCGGGCGAGTGAACGGTCTCCGGGATTACGTCAAGTCCACCCTTGCTGGTCGGCTTGCCGGGTACGGCGAACCAGATCGCCATCAGGGCGATCCCCACCAAGCAGACGATCGGCGTCGGAAGCCTGCCAAGTCCCGTCCTGGGCAGGGCGGTGAAGGCGATGGCCGCCAGGATCGTCGTAGCGGCCGAGGCAGACCACCACCCGACAGCCCGGCGCCGGGATGCTGACCGCGGCCCGTGCGCCGCGACCAACGCGGTCGCCAGAGCGAGCGCGGTAAGGGCTGTCCCCGCCAGGCCGGCCAGGGTCAGCGGGAGACTGCCACCAGTCGAGATCCACAGCAGGACGCCGGCCACCACCGTACTCATTCCCAGCAGACCGAACACGCCGGAGCGGCGGTCGGCCGGGGTCAGGCCGTCCCGGTCGCGGGCGGCACGGACCTGATCCGGGACCCGTTCGGCGGCGACCGTCGCCGCGAACTCCGCCGGTGAGCCGAAGGCCTCCCGCGGATGCTCACCGCTCTCCGCGCGGTGCTGCCCCACTTCGGTCAGCACCGTGTCGGCGGTGTCGCCCGGCACCGACAGGGCGGCAAGCCTCAGCCGAACCCTGGCGTACCAGACTTCGACGGTCTCGTCACTCACGTACGCTCCCTGTCGACGTCGTCAACTCTGGCCAGCAGACGATCCACGGAGCCGGAGAAGTGCTCCCAGCCCACCCGCTCCTCGCGCAGCCGCGCCCGCCCGGCGTCGGTCAGCCGGTAGACCTTGCGTCCCGGGCCGCCCTCCCCCGCCTGCCAGCGGGCCTCGACCAGTCCGTCGTTCTCCAGTCGGGCCAGCACCGGGTAGAGCGCACCGCCACGGACCGTGCCGAACCCCTGCGCGGCCAACTGCTGGACCAGTGCGTACCCGTGCTGGTCGCCCTGCGCGAGCAGAGCGACCAGCAGCAGAGGCAGCATTCCTCGCAGCCAGCCGGACGAGGGCTCTCCTGTCGGCATGAGCTACTCCCCTCATCCAACTAGTCGCGGTTCGTATCTAGTTCTGTTTCAGAGTAGTTAAACACGCTTCAAGATCCGACACCACCCCGGCCCGGTTCAGCGCGCGGCGGGCAGTTGGCCGCGGAACCGCGAAGTCAGCCGATGGAGAGACCCAGGTCGGTCACATACCAGCGGCCTTCCACGACGCCGGCCTCGATCCTGATACCGACCTGGTCCTCCTCCGCTCCGGTGGAGTGCGACAGGACGATGGCCTTCAATGTCTGACCGTCCACGGTGATCTGCTCACCGTCGACCGTCGCCTTCTTGTCCTTGACCGGGACCGCGGCCACCTTCACCGTCGGGGGATTCTTCGGCTGGTCGGGCGTGAACGAGGTGTGCATACGGTGGACTTGATCCGCCATCTGTTGCGCTTCCGGCCCCTTGCCTCCGCACATCGCCTCAGTGCTGGGCTTCGCGGGAGACCCGTTGGTGGCCGGTGTGGCCATGACCGAGCAGGCCTCCTTGGGACGGTCCTCGACGACCGCGGTCACCCACTTGGCCACCACCGCCTGCACCGTGGACTGATCACCGGGCTGCCCCTTCGGGGATGGAGTGGCCCCGGCCGTCGAGGCCGAGCCCTTCGGGTCCTTCGCGTCCTTCGTGTCCTCCGCCTTCGTCGAGTCCGCCGAACACCCCGCGAGGACCGACGCCGTGGCCATCACACATACGCCGACGATCCAGCCGACGACAGCATTCCTCTTCGACCTGGTCATTCCCATTTTGCTCACGTTTCCTCAGTGGTTCCTCATGGTCCGGCATCCCCGGAATGAATTGCACACGTTCCCCGGGTGGGGAGGCCAGCCTCCCGGTACCCCCGCCAGGGGAGTGGTCGTTCCGCGTTATGTCTGGGCGATTTCCATGTCCATGAGCGGGGCGTACTGCTGGCCGGCGTAGCAGTCGGTGTCGTGCGGGCCGCCCTGGGCGGCGGGCCGGGGCAGGGAGACCTTGACGGCGAGGGCCAGGGGGTGGTGGACGAGGAGGATCTGGTCGGGGGTGGTGCCGTAGAGGGTGGCGAAGAGCTCCTTGTTGAGGAAGCCGGTGGCGACGAGGGCGTCGTAGGCGGTCTGGTCGTGGCACATGAAGTCGAAGGTGAGGGTGAAGGGGCCGGCGTTCTTCGAGCGGATCAGGGAGCAGTAGTCGAG encodes the following:
- a CDS encoding DUF4387 domain-containing protein, yielding MTTLLDYCSLIRSKNAGPFTLTFDFMCHDQTAYDALVATGFLNKELFATLYGTTPDQILLVHHPLALAVKVSLPRPAAQGGPHDTDCYAGQQYAPLMDMEIAQT